The stretch of DNA GGAGCTCATAGCGGgaatttctaattttttgtatttgacatCAGCACCCATTTATCTCCTGTTGTGCTTTCGATTTTATCACGAATAATTTCTTTTAtatcgtttgaaaattttccaacctttcCCGGATAATCAATATACAATTTTTGATCTTTTTTATACTCATCATAATAAGATTCTAATAACTTAATTCCATTCATATCGATGTTTTTGATggtttttgttgaaaatgttaCTGAAGATATCAATACGTTGAGCCCCGGTCCATAGGGACCGGCACTGAACTTTCTGTTAGGAGAGCGTCGATCACTAGGATTGACAGTTACAaagtaagaaaataaaaaaaaatggttggtTTTCGGATgtattacaaaatgtgactactttccaGACgaagtttttattattttctatttatacaataaatatctttgtgAGATAGGTCCGACACTTATATTGTGCAagcgctcttgatgcgggttgaATGGAAAGAGCAACAAGAAAAGATCGGGGCTGAgggtatataattttttttttttttataaattcgtttattttcacaggctcagttacataagtttaaaggagccgaaatcttaaatatatttttaaaactatatatatatgaacaattttcttaaatctatggttagtaatgtgggaaaccgattactcgcggtggactcgagattagtaGGGTGGAGGGTGTATAATGCAGAGAAGCAATATTCAACTAATTGATCCCATCCTGAGTATTTTGATTCTtgcgccattcgctgcaacacACCGTCAAGTTGTGCATTTCCTCTGATGCGGTTGGTGGGAAGTTTCCCGCTAGGATGAAAACTCCTTCCTGTATCGCTTTACCAGTGTTGCATAAAACATGTGGATTAGATTAGATCGTTTGCATTAAACAGAAATTTCAGCAAATCGCCCTGGTAAAACGATAATCGCTATTTTACTCGATGCCGTACGAACGGAATAGCTTCGGAACAATGGAAACATTGCCCCGCTTTATCGGGGGACGGTTTTAACGGTCATCGCAAAATATGTCTCGAATTTAATTCATTGCTCGTTTCTATGCAAAATTTAGCCAGCATTAATTATCAGTCGTTAGGCTCCTATTGAAACTGCCATAATTCGCCTAATAAACTATAACTTAATTTAGCAGTGCATGGTGCAGCAGTAGCATCATCGGGAAACGTTTTTCCATAAACGTTAATCGTTATTGGTTACTCTATTCCTCGGGGGGCATTACATCGAAATTAGGGTTATTGGAGTCGATTTCAACATAAGCATAATATCACTTGAATTGATTGAGATCAAACTGATCTtcattgtacaaaaaaaaaaacaaatggaacatcgattttttttatggactGTAGGTTGACTGTAACTTCTGAGGGAGAGACAGACAATATTTTGAAACTACAACTTCCTAGTTTTGGAATATTctatttgatttgatatttgtatgtGAAATGGACAAAAATATTGACTACCTAATTAGTTTTAGTTTCTTGTACATTATCTATAACATACTCCATTAAAACATATCcgttgcaatggtatagaagggaatattctaacgccgaaaattggcaactgtgtaatgtgctaattatagatatgataaacatgtgacatgtacacgattaaaaattcggctctgttacagctaaaatgctaatgagcctaaaataaataaaaaaaaatactaatgttCTCAAGAACCAAAGTTTAGAGCCATTTCCTTCGAATTTATAAATATTACATCACATGCCCATGTCATAGGAAACCATTCTTTATTTGCAACTTCACATGGCAAAAGTCCATGTATCCAATATCCTTTTGCTATGTTTCTAAAGATTATTATAAAGTATCTGAAGAGAAATTTGAACAGATTTTTAAGAAAACGAAATCAATTCCTGGTACTCATAAATAACATTCTTTTATACCTAATTCTGGTGACAAGATAGCAGCAAAGAAGAACCTGAAATATTTCCTGTGAAAGATTTTACGATGAAAATaacaatacataaaaaaaaacaacaaataaatGTTCCGACATCGTGTAGAAATTTCACTGACATCATTTTCACTATAAAAAAATGGTTATATCTTGAGAACGGTTGATCGCAGAACAAAACGTTTTATGTAGATTTTCATGCAGAATCGTATTTCGTAAtcgtatttatataaattttcttAAACTGATACGATtatacaaagtattgaaatttcatatatattcaaaaattcatatctccattttggtgaatTTACCGCAGCACCactgtacgtcaaactttgttaatttgaaagaggtttccaataaaaatatacaaaagtaTATCGAAGGGGGGGTGTTTTGacatataaaaatatttaatattaaattaaatttttgagtaagattttttaacactgaatttagaattttatttttcctaaacagttcatttattttccaacaactttgtcggacatcatattttaatcagacatctggattttgggTTACGATTTTCTGAAAGAAAGACCAATGATTTCgattacgcccttttcaaaaatcagtcttaatttaaattggtcatatgataataaaaattgtgtttttgggaAGTACCAAGTTTAAACAAAATCGGAGAAGGTCgagctgatttggcgtggaattgctctatggcGTCATTGTCGCTTACAATTGCCATATCAAGCAGATTCTCGTTGATGTTGTTCAGTGTGTTGATTTGATGCAGTTCGTCTTAATTAATAGATTTGGTTAGAGACAATTTATTTTTCGAAGAAGAGTTTATCGACATCAAACCATGAATGTCCTCGTTGAATCGCCACTGGAGAGAGGGCAGATTATATTCTGTAGAACAATAACTGTGTTCCGATTTGATGCTTTTACGAAATTTTGAATCacgatttgaatttttgaattatgtATGTGGTATTCTGTTATTGTCTTGGATGttttataaacacaacaatTTGTTTACGTGGAGACGATCTAGCGTAGTGCCGTTCCTATCAAGCTAAATGTCACGagatcaattctcactcccaaaattcttctgaaaatggaagttaagtgacgaaccagccaaaagtgttgaggGTCACCATAAtacagaaaaataaacaatttgttcattgttttccTAATTATTTAGTGATACGATGCCTTCCCAGTGAAAAGTACACCTCCACCACCTCCATGTTGGCTTGTAGATGCGTTTCGATCACATCGAAGGATTAAATAATTGGTAGTGTGCTCTGAGTTAGCAGTCGTGAAGCCATGTCCCCTTTAATACCACAACATCGTAGCCACAAGAAGTAATTGCGAACAGGAAAATGTTTGTGATACCTCATACCTCTAGCAATCTTATAtacaaaaatctcgtgtcacgatgttcgtggtcgtactcctccgaaacgactcaaccgattttaatgaaattatacccaaaaaacttggtagggcTGAGAATAGGTCGttaactatatatgataccgtcAGGATACCGATTACTTCATATTTAATACCGGTTAAGGGGGTCCTATGCATTTTTCTCTgaatgattttgtttttgtattttttgcataaatttggcttcaaaaaatacatataaccaTAAATAACCAATTTTCATCCCCATCTCCCATTTTTAATAGCAGTAATTgtgtttttatataaacaatgccaaataattgagctgtcgttcgtttttcaaacagcacgaatttatttacgttgttaaatgccAGATGGCACTTCGCCCTCTTTATCGAACTTTTACCTCACATAAGCAAGTAAAATCAATTTCTCTAAAGCTAGGCGCATAGTctgcgagctggaagcctttttggatgagcacaatgaatgattgaaattattctaatcacacacaagctcggaatgcaaaataaCCATCACactattgtcgtcaatcctgaCAAAAAACAGGCTGGAGTTCAggtgtgtagatccaatgcgTCACAGCTACTTCAATCATTAAGAACATCATAACTCATTTTGAAATCATTATTTCGAACATGTGAttggaggagaggaaacaaataAGAGAGTGTGCTCGATGGATTCCTATCTGTGTCGTCTGATGAATTGGTGCGAGCAGGACAACTTCATTCTACGATGTCTTGAGCTGTGCCAATAATTCATGGTCAACATATAGGCAAATAGAAGTGgtttgaggaagaatacattcacttgcgagacgctatcatgaacaacaccgacacagcctttgttcaaactagagatgtgccatccgctcatgagctgttcattcgaatcgcttcattatagtgagcggattcggatcggttcgcaatcaaaacaacgcagctcatcagctcattacggagctgctgagctgatgagctgttgagctgatgagctgttgagcttatgagctgttgagctgatgagctgctgagctgttgagctgatgagcagctgagcggatgagctgctgagctgttgagctgctgagctgcatagctgtggagcgcaaaagctgcagagagtgtgaatttTGAGACGCGAAAGAATTTTTCGCCTCCCGAGTTTTAtgatatgacgtcagtttgttttcgtgtgtccctctttgttctttagctttagcagagatgccagataggaaaaaggtttttgttttgaagatattcaatcgttcgttaccaaacaaaataataaacattataatatgtttgtaaatgaaattactatattatattgttatttaaacatgactgttgaaacacataaatttatttccgcgtgctgaatcaaaacaattcagaaacaaCCCGGCATAAATGCTAATGATTGATAATGGtctttttgttacctttgtcatcgcgaagaattatttctcgttgcgcctattagtggatttatttttatatacttggatgcaaaaaatatctcggtagttttatcaaaagaccaatatttctgaaggcattttatttggctactgctggtttttctgttgtttaagttcagcatatcctaagcatcttctatgttggatttcagcattcaatttttattttatatcatattattagaattcatattagttttagtttgtgtacaattatatattaaattcgtttatttttttgctttccgtccaTTATGAAAATGCACATTATAAAATGTTCCATGGTagttatgcaattgtgtggacaatcgcaaaattcaactgagctgaagagctgttccaaatgagcagctctcttgtatgagctgaacggctctgagccgctcaccatgatgagctgaattgcccatctctagttcaaacgacagcacgtgtgttcgaACAATAGAAATGAAGCCTTTAATGAGCTCCATTACTAAATTACGCTTATTCCGTCCAACATTTTGCTGGATTTATTCGgttaaatgacaaaaatgagaaTTACCTTATAcgcacatttttagtttggttgGTCGACCAAATACGTTATAAATTTTCGATATTTTCGTTATGAATTTTCGTTTGAAATGAACACTCTTttagaacaaaaattataaatgaaaaaaggactctagaaaaaaaattaatatagtctctaatatgtgttctgtgtaacaggataacacattctctgcaattagggaaaaatattaaacgaaaattgtctctgatactgaatttatattatggataaagttttgaggGACATgcgatgagatttatagaagaaaCGTTAAGCTAGGACtatcttctaagtatttaaacaacatcgagtaataattttcattcgaattttagcagtttaaaattgctttcatgtcTGTCAATctgaaactctgaaggaaaataataaatttgggttctacaattacatcttgATAAGCGtttttattccatttgatgttggagcttcattttgttatattttctgtatcaaacatttatcccATGTatcgaagaaacatgttatttggaaGTAATTCAAGTAATGAGTtctggtagaaatactaggaaaaggaaattgtaaagggtcaattagaagatcaatcaatgaatagttctgtgattggatccatgaacgttcgctcagtaagaaaacgtgaatgtttgaaagtattgattacaaaaaattcattttaggcgggacgaaatttgccgggtcagctagtatgttaATAAGCATACGTCTCGTAGATGTAACGGAACATGAAATGTTGTTAACGATACTGCAACTGGAGGAGGATCGAGCGATGAGTTTGTATTAGTGTAGAATCATGCAATTGTCAGATAGTGACAACCGAATAGTTGAGTCAAAACACAAGAAAATATGTGAATTCCTCGAATGCTTCGAATGTTTTAAATTATTATCACatgtttaagaaaaaaattatgtttgtttcATAAAGAACTGTCGATGGGGGTAGgaagatagatgaaaatatattATTGCACTTGTTTGACACCTTGCCATTGTGGTGATGGAAGGTAAATCTATTTTTCCAATCAAGCCAAATGAAGTGTGTTAAGTTATACCTCGTATTCAACAGTCGAACGTTTTTCCTACACACTTTCCGAACTTATTTACCCCACTGGAACGTAATCAAGCTCCGCCCGAGTTATACTAATTGACAGTTTTTACATTATTTTAATTGCTGTTAAACAATCAGCGCAAGAGTCGGTCATAAACTTCCCTTGATTTGCTTTGGTTTATTTTGCACTGAGGATTTCTTTGATAGCCTTAACTCTAGTTTATACACGCACAACATGAGTGCTCATACTGACCGACACCTAAGGCAGGACCGCCAGATAGGATTTCACAAATCTTATTTGATCATTCGTTTGGATTAGGTTGCCAAAATAATGCGCTAAGATCAAGCTTGAAAAAAATAAGCTGGCGCCAGTAttcttcaaaatttttaatACCTACCAAATCTTCCAAATTTGGTTGAACTCGAAGAGAATTTTATGAAAATGTTCCGAATAATTATGATTATAAGTTTACCAAATCCCGAAACGTTTTCCACGCTTCTGGCATCTACGCATCAAACAAAAGCAGGTTACCGACGCGCGTATGTCAGCACAAGAAAACCTTTCGAATATGGAACACTCCTAATAACGGACTTCGAGTTAACACACACGAACGAAAGGAAAGTGATGAGCTCGCGATCGGGCGAATGTAAAATCAGCGGCTAAAATATATAAGTACAACATGTGAACATTAAGCAATCaccatttcactttcaactgtTGAAACAATTGCCACACACCTTTCCTCACGAGTTCACCATCGTTGGCTGATATGAAGGTAGAATTGTAAGTTTTAAAATCATGATTTGATTCATTTGTTCTACGTTCCACAGCAATCATTAGTGTTATTGATTCTTATGTTTGGTTGGAGTTCAGGAGAACTGTGTAGCCCTAAAACACAAAAGAAACGGGAGCTGCCTCCAGGAACCAGTGAGCAAGTCGAAACATCCCACACATTTGACACACAGTACACCGAAGGCAACCAGTATGGTAACAAGCAGTTAAGGGAGGTTACCATCACcaaaaatgttcccgtgccgtACCCTGTGAAGGTTGAAAAACATATAGCCATTCCAGTGAAAATCCCTTTTCCGGTGGCAGTGCATAACAAGATTCCGATCTATGTGGAAAGGAAGATCCCGATTTACGTCGAGAAGCCAGTGCCGGTGCAAGTAGATCGTCCATTTCCCTACCCGCTGCCGATTGAAGTTCCCGTATTTCACAAAGTGGCGGTAGAGGTACCGAAGCCGTACCCAGTTCATGTTCCCAAACCGTATCCGGTGTACATTCAGAGGCCTGCGTTCGTTGAAAATTCGAAGGGCAATCGAATTAAGAAACACGTAATGAAGGGACTGAAGCGAAAGCAATGATGAAAGTGCATTTGGACGTTGATATTTGATAATACGCGGTGCTAGTGTatctatttatttatgaaattatcTGTAGAACGAAACGTTTATGCAAAAAAGGCT from Toxorhynchites rutilus septentrionalis strain SRP chromosome 3, ASM2978413v1, whole genome shotgun sequence encodes:
- the LOC129779945 gene encoding mantle protein-like, with product MKQSLVLLILMFGWSSGELCSPKTQKKRELPPGTSEQVETSHTFDTQYTEGNQYGNKQLREVTITKNVPVPYPVKVEKHIAIPVKIPFPVAVHNKIPIYVERKIPIYVEKPVPVQVDRPFPYPLPIEVPVFHKVAVEVPKPYPVHVPKPYPVYIQRPAFVENSKGNRIKKHVMKGLKRKQ